The genomic stretch AGTACATGGACCCGCACGATGGTGAAGGGACTTGCGCCCGAAGCGCGTGCCGCTTCGACGTAGTCTCGCCCCCTGACCTGGGTGGTGACGCTTTCTGCCACCCGCGCGATCTGCGGAATGAAGACGATGGTCAGCGACAGCAGCGCGTTGCCGATGCCGGCGCCGAGTGCGCCCGACAGGGCGATGGCGAGCAGCACCGACGGGAAGGCGTAGAGGATGTCGATGGTGCGCATGATCAGCGTGTTCACCAGGCCGCCGGCGTAACCGGCGAGGATGCCGATGCCGCTGCCGATGACGAAGGCGATCAGCACCGGGGTGATGCCCATGAACAGCGACAGGCGTGTGCCCAGCATCAGGCGCGACAGCATGTCGCGGCCGAGTTCGTCGGAGCCGAGCGGAAAGCCTTCGAAGCCGATCGGTTTCAGGCGCTTGAACATCGACGTGGCGTAGGGGTCGGACGGCACCAGTTGATGGGCGAAGATCGCCATCAGGATCAGGGTCAGCAGCACAGCGCCTGCACCCAGTGCAACCGGGTCGCGCATGAGTTTGCGCCCAACCCCGGACCAGAAGCCCGGCGAGCGTTCTACAGGCTCGGCGGCAGCGGGCAGGGGGACAATGCCGGCGACGGTCGAAGTCATGTTCATGATCTCTGGATCCTCGGGTCGAGGGTGGTCTGAAGGACATCCACCAGCAGGTTGAGCACGACGAAGAAGGTGGCCAGCACCAGGATCGTGCCCTGCAGCAGCGGCATGTCGCGCTGGAAGATGGCCGAGTTGAGCAGGAAGCCGGTGCCCGGCCACGAGAACACGGTCTCGATCAGGATCGAGCCGCCGAGCAGGTAGCCCAGCTGCAGGCCCATCACCGCCAGCGCGGTGGGGGCGGCGTTCTTGACCACGTGCAGGAAGATGCCGAAGTCGGTCAGGCCCTTGGCGCGCAGGCCGACCACGAATTCCTGCGCCAGGATGTCGGCCACCAGGGCGCGGACGGTGCGGGCAATGATGCCCATCGGGATGACTGACATCGTGATCGCGGGCAGCACCATGAACTGGACGTGTGCCCAGTCCCAGGCCCATTCGCCCGATCCGCCTGGGCCGGCGCCGGTTGCGGGCAGCCACATCAGCTGCGACGAGAAGATGATGACCAGCACCATACCGAGCCAGTAGTGCGGCACGCTGACGCCGAGCACCGACAGCGCAGAAGCGACGCGGTCGACCCAGGAGTCGCGGAAGTAGCCGGCAACGAAGCCGAACAGGCTGCCGAACAGGAAGCCGATCAGGGTTGCCATGCAAGACAGCATCAGGGTATTGCTGACAGCACGCATCACCTCGACTGACACTGAGCGGCCCGAGGCGATCGAGGTGCCGAGGTCGCCGTGCAGCGCACGCCAGAACCAGTTGGCAAATTGTTCGTACCAGGGGCGGTCGAAACCGTAGAGCTTCATCAACTGCTGCTGCAGTTCGATTGACGCGTCGGGCGGCAGGATGGAAACCAGCGGGTCGCCCGGAGAAATATGGACCAGCAGAAAGCAGAAAAAGGCGACGCCGATCATGATCGGAATCGTGTAGACGATGCGGCGCAGGAGATAGAAAATCATCGTTCGGCCCTGTGGGTCGTTAGTGAAACCGCCGGCGCGCCGGCCGGCGGCAGGTCCGCTTCGCGCCGCGATGCCGCGGCGCGTGGGGACAATCAGTCCATCTTCATCGTGGCGATGTCGATGAACCAGCTCTTCGGTTGCACCACGTTCTTGACCTTGGCCGACATTGCGCGCGGGCCGACGTCGTGGGCGACGAAGATGAACGGTGCCTCTTCCACAATGCGCGCATGCAGCTTCGCCAGGGCAGCGTCGCGTGCCTTGTCGTCGAAGCTGGTGCGTGCGGTTGCGATCAGGGCATCGAACTCGTCATTGCCGAAGTAGCCCCAGTTGTTCGAAACCGGGGGGAAGGTCTTGGTGCTGACGAAGCGCACCATGGCGAAGAACGGGTCCATCGCGGCGGCCGACACGTTGATGCCGTTGGCGCCGTTGGCCGACGGGTCCTTCGCGCCCTTGCGCCAGTTGGTGAACAGCGTGTTCCACTCAAGCACGTCGAGCTGAACGTCGAAGTTGCACTGCTTCAGGCTTTCCTGGATGTACTCGTTCATCGGCAGCGGCTGCATCTGACCCGAACCCGAGGCCGAAACCTGGATCTTCACCTTCAGCGGCTTGTCGGCGGTGTGGCCGGCTTCGACCATCATCTTGGTCGCCGTCGCTGGGTCGAACTTGATGTCGAACTTCGGATTGCCCCACCACGGATGGTCGGGCGACACGATGCCCTTGGCTTCACCCATCATGCCGCCGAGGAAGGCTTTGAGTTCGGCGCGGTTGATACACAGGTTGGCGGCCTGGCGCACGCGCTTGTCCAGCCACGGCGAGCCTTCAGCGAAGGACAACTGCCACGGCCAGATGTGCGGTTGCGGGTTGGAGTAGATCTTGAAGCCACGGCTCTTGATCTGGTCCATGGCGTCCGGTGCCGGTGCTTCGATCCAGTCCACCTGACCCGAGAGCAGGGCGGCGGTACGGGCGTTGGCTTCGGGCAGCGGCAGCATCACGACCTTGTCGATCGTCGGCGTGCGCTTTGGATCCCAGTAGCCACTGTTCTTGGCGACTTCAAGACGCTCGCGCGGCGCGAAGGAGACCATCTTGAACGGGCCTGTGCCGGAGGCATCTGCAGCAAAGGCAATCCACGCCTGCTTGCTGCGCTCCGCGGTGTCGGTAACGCTGGCCGGTACAGCCTTGAACTTGGCTTCCCACTGTACGGGCGAGGCCATGAACAGGTTGGTCAGGTTGATCGGCAGGAAGGCATCCGGCTCGGAGGAGGTGAGTTCGACGGTCAGATCGTCGATCTTCTTCGCGCTGCGCAGGGTGGGCATGCGCGAGGCGGTGACGCCGACCTGGCTGGCGTCGAAATGCTTTGCCGTCTTGTCCAGCACCTTCTGCACGTTCCACACCACGGCGTCGGCGTTGAAGGCGGAGCCGTCATGGAACTTCACGCCCGGACGCAGCTTGAAGATCCACTTTGTCTTGTCGGCAGCGTCGACCGCCCACGAAGTGGCCAGGCCGGGAATCAGCACACTCGCTGCTTCGGCCTTGGACAGATCCCACTGGGTCAGCGAGTCGTACATGGGAATGCCGGTGAAGCGGTTACCCTCGAAGCCCTGGTCGGGCTGGCCCAGGGTGCGCGGAATGTCGGCGGCGGTCATGCCGATACGGAGCACTTTCTCCTGCGCCATCACGGCGCTGGAGGCGAACGACAGCGCAAGGAGTGCGCTGCCGAACAGGGCGGTTAGCCGACGGGTGGGCCGATTGCATGTGCTCATGGGGTGAATCCTCGCTAGGGTTGAGATGAAGATGAAAGCGTTTCTGGCTTGGGCTTCAGACTGGCATTCCGCAAGCGTCATGCCAGGCCTGAAGTGTTTCTACTAAATAAGTCGTATGTCGCTGATTCCGCTTGGTTCGGGCTGTGATGGAGGTTCAGTTCCGTTATGTGACAGTCCTTGCCGTTATACGAAACACTCTTGCGCATGCACCAATTTGGGGATTTGGCTTCAGTTTGGTGCCCGCAGCACTTCGAACAAGATTCGTTCCGCGTTTGTGACTACCTTAGAGACAGCGTTTGGTGCAGAAAACTACAAATAGCGAAATTAACGTTTCAGGTTTATGAAACAATCACGCCATGAAATCCCGCGCACTCCTGACCAACCTCGCCGAAGCCGACCTTCGTCTGCTCCGGATATTCATTGCGATTGCCGAATCCGGCGGACTGGCGGCAGCCGAACTGAGGCTCAACATCAGTCGTTCGGTGATCAGCCGTCACCTCAAGGACCTCGAAACCCGGCTTGGTGTGCGCTTGTGCGAACGCGGCCGATCGGGGTTTGCGCTCACCGAGGAGGGCGGAACGGTGCTCGATGCCGCACGCAGGCTGTTGTCGCAGATCGAGGGCTTCAGGCGCGAGGTGGCGGGGCTGCACGGCGGCATGCGCGGCGAGCTGAACCTGGCGGTTTTCGACAAATTCGTGACCAACCCCGAGTGCAAGCTGGCGGATGCCATCGCCACCTTCGGTGCAGAGGCGCCAGGGGTGAATCTGAATCTGCATGTATCGGGCACGATTGCGATCGAGAAGGGCTTGCTCGAAGGCCAGTTTCAGGTGGCGATCCACCCCTTTCACCGCGCCAGTGAGAGCCTGCTGAGCTGGCCGCTGTTCTCCGAGCAGATGTGGCTCTACGGCGCGCCCGATCACCCGCTGCTGCGCGGCGGTGCGACGCCCGATGACGCGGTTCTGCGCACTGCGGCCTTCGTCGGTCTGGGCTATCACTCGCCCAACATGGAGCATTTCTGGCGCCTCGGTCTGCAACCGGCGGCGCGTGCGCATGAGCAGGAGGGCAGCGTGGTGCTGATCCGCTCGGGACGCTATCTCGGCTTTCTGCCCGAGCACTATGCGCAGTCCTTCGAGCAGGCGGGTGTACTGCGGCGGATTCCCTCGGATACCCTGCAGTACCGCTGCGACTGGAACGTGTCGATCGCGCGCAGCCCGGCGCCGGGGCGCATTGCACGTCACTTCACCAGCCGTCTGCGCGAATTGCACGGCGCGGAGGCCGAGCCACGGTGAGCTGGCGAGTCTTCATGATGGTTGGCGCCGGCGCTTGTGCGCGCTGCGGCGCAGCCAATGATCAAGCAAACGGGTGGGCAAGGTGTCGCGACTGATTCTGCTGAACAAACCCTACGGGGTGCTGTGCCAATTTACCGATGAGACCGGGCGTGCCACGCTCAAGGATCATGTCGCCGTGCCCGGTGTGTATGCGGCCGGGCGACTCGATACCGACAGCGAAGGTCTGCTGCTGCTCACCGACGACGGCGCGCTGCAGCACCGGATTGCCGATCCGCGCCACAAGCTGCCCAAGACCTATCTGGTGCAGGTCGAAGGCGAGCCGGACGAGGCTGCGCTTGCGCAGTTGCGCGCCGGCGTGGATCTGGGCGACTTCGTCACGCGGCCATGCGAGGCGCGCAGCGTTGCGGAGCCCGACTGGTTGTGGCCGCGCGATCCGCCGGTGCGGTTTCGCAAGACGGTGCCGACCGCGTGGCTGGAGATCGTGCTGCGCGAAGGCAAGAACCGGCAGGTGCGGCGGATGACGGCGAAGGTGGGCTTGCCGACCCTGCGGCTGGTGCGCGTGGCGATCGGCGACTGGTCGCTCGATGGCCTGCTGCCGGGGCAGTCGCGCGAGGTGCCGGTGCCCGCAGGCCTGGTGCAGGCCGCCGTCGCACCGCCGCGCAAGCAAGGCGAGCGGCGGAACATGCCCCGCAGGCGGTAGAATCGCCGCCAGTGCATTTGGGCGACGGAAGCGAGTGATGAGCATGATGGGCATGGTTGGGCAAGTGTTGCGGATTGGCGGGCTGATGGCGGCACTCGTGCCGGCGATCGCGGGCGCGCAGATGCAGGTCGCGGAGCTCGGCGCCGGCATGTTCCGCATCGAGACCGAAGTGGCCTACACCGGCCCGGATCGTCAGCTCGGGCTGATGAATCGCAAGAGCATGCCGATGCATCGCGGCATGGTCTTCGTTTTTCCGCAGAATGCGCAGCACTGCATGTGGATGAAGAACACCCTGTTGCCTTTGTCGGTGGCCTTCCTCGACGAGAGCGGGCGCATCCTCAATATCGAAGACATGCAGCCACAGACCGAAGACAACCACTGCGCGGCCGCACCAGCGCGCTTCGCGCTCGAAATGAACCTGGGCTGGTTTCGCGAGCGTGGTCTCAAGGCGGGCGACCTGATCCGCGGTACAGAGCGCCTGCCTGCACCGCGCTGAGGGCTGGCGCAGTCGCTGCCCTCAGGCGGACAGCACCTGTTGCAGCGCTGGAATTGCACGGTTTTCTCCGCGCTTATCCGGCTTCGGTCCTTGTCCGCTGCCGGCGATAATTGCCCCACGTCGTCCTGCGTCCATGCTGATCCCTGCATGGCAGGACGTTACCGGAGCCGATCGTGGCAGAAGACAGCGATCTCGAGAAAACGGAACCAGCGTCACCACGACGAATAGAGCAGGCCCGCGAGGAAGGGCAGGTTCCGCAGTCGCGCGAGCTGTCGACCTTCTTCATCACCATGACCGGGGTGGCGACGCTGTGGCTGCTCGGCGACTGGATGGCGAATCGTCTGTTCGGTCTGCTACGACGCTCGTTTGCGTTCGAGCGCGAGATGGCCTTCGATCACGTGCTCATGCTTGACGGCTTCAATACCCTGCTCAGCGGCGCGCTGCTGACCATGATGCCCTTGTTCCTGACCCTGCTCGTGGCCGCGGTGGCGTCCCCCATCGCCCTCGGTGGCCTGGTGTTCTCCCCCAAGGCGCTGGGGCCCAATTTCGGCCGCATGAACCCCTTGCAGGGGCTGGCGCGGATGTTCTCGGTCCACGGCCTGGCCGAGATGGTGAAAGCCATTCTGAAATCGTTTCTGGTGGGCGGCGTGTCGGCCATCGTGCTGTGGGTCAACAAGGATCACCTGTTCGATCTCATGGTCGAGCCGCTGGAAGTGGGCATGCCCGACTTCGCCGATACAGTCGCCTTCGCGGCACTGATGATCACCACCAGCCTGGGCTTGCTGGCGCTGATGGACGTGCCTTTCCAGCTGTGGCAGTACCACAAGAAATTGCGCATGACCAAGGAAGAGGTCAAGCGCGAAGGCAAGGAGCAGGAGGGCGACCCGCAGGTCAAGGGCCGCATCCGCGCGATGCAGCGCGAGATGGCGCGCCGGCGGATGATGTCCGAGGTGCCCAAGGCCGACGTGGTGGTGACCAACCCGACGCACTTCTCGGTGGCGCTGAAGTACGATGCGAGCCGGATGGCTGCGCCCATCGTCGTGGCCAAGGGGCGCGGCGATCTGGCGCTGAAGATTCGTGAAATCGCGCGCGAGAACAAGGTGGCCATGCTCGAAGCGCCACCGCTGGCGCGCGCACTGTATGCGCACTGCGAACTGGAGCAGGCGGTGCCCGCAACCCTGTTTACTGCCGTGGCCGAGGTGATGGCCTACGTCTATCAGCTCAATAACTGGGTGGCCGAGGGCGGATTGCCGCCACAGCCGCCTGCCGAATTGCCGGTGCCCGAGGGGCTTGACCCCGGCGCCCCCGAAGAGTGAATGCCTGACCCATGGCCTCGAACGATACCTTGAACCTGCGCGCGCTGATCACGCCAGAGAACCTGCGCACGCTGGCGGCACCGATCCTCATCATCATGATTCTGTCGATGATGGTGCTGCCCTTGCCGGTGTTCCTGCTCGACGTCTTCTTCACCTTCAACATCGCGATCTCGGTGATGGTGATGCTGGTGGCGATGTACTCGAAGAAACCGCTCGATTTCTCGGTGTTCCCGACCGTGCTGCTGGTCACCACCTTGCTGCGGCTGTCGCTCAACGTGGCCTCGACCCGGATCGTGCTGCTCGAAGGTCATGGCGGCGGCGATGCGGCAGGCAAGGTGATCGAGGCCTTCGGCAGCTTCCTGGTCGGTGGTAATACGGCGGTCGGCCTGGTGGTGTTCGTCATCCTCACCCTGATCAACTTCGTCGTCATCACCAAGGGTGCCGGCCGGATCGCCGAAGTGAGCGCGCGCTTCACCCTGGATGCGATGCCGGGCAAGCAGATGGCGATCGACGCCGACCTCAACGCCGGTCTGATCGACGAGAAGACAGCCAAGAGCCGACGCAAGGAGATCGGGCAGGAGTCCGACTTCTACGGCGCGATGGACGGTGCGTCCAAGTTCGTCCGTGGCGATGCGGTCGCCGGCATCCTGATTCTGGTCATCAACATCATCGGCGGGCTGTTCGTCGGCGTGATGCAGCACGACATGGCGATTGGCGAAGCAGGTCGCACCTATACGCTGCTCACCATTGGTGACGGTCTGGTCGCGCAGATTCCGGCGCTGATCATTTCGGTTGCGGCCGGTCTGGTCGTGTCCCGCGTCGGCGATGAGGGCGATATCGGCGGGCAGGTCATCAACCAGGTGTTCTCGAACCCGCAGGTGCTGGGGCTGACGGCCATCATCATCGGCGTGCTCGGCCTGATCCCGGGGATGCCCAACGTGGTGTTCATCCTGCTTGCGTCCATGTTCGCCGCGCTGGCGTGGATGCGGCACAAGCGCATTGGCGAGGAGTCGCAGGCGGCAGAGGCCCCGGCGGCGGCGCAGGCGGCAGCGGCGCAGCAGCCGGCCGAATCGCAGGAGGCAAGCTGGAACGATGTGGCGCCGGTCGATGTGCTCGGGCTGGAGGTGGGTTACCGCCTGATTCCGATGGTGGACAAGGGGCAGGACGGCGAACTGCTCAAGCGCATTCGCGGCCTGCGCCGCAAGTTTGCGCAGGAGGTGGGTTTCCTGTCCTCGCCGGTGCATATCCGTGACAACCTCGAACTCAAGCCCAATGCCTACCGGATTGCGCTCAAGGGGGTCGAGATCGGCACTGGCGAAGCGTATCCGGGGCAGTTTCTGGCGATCAATCCGGGTCGTGTGTCGGGGCCGCTGACCGGTCGCGAGACCAAGGACCCGGCCTTTGGCCTGCCCGCATTCTGGATCGAAGGCGGTGGCCGGGAGCAGGCGCACGCGCTCGGTTACACCGTGGTCGACGCGAGCACGGTGGTGGCCACCCACCTCAACCACGTCATTCTCAACCATGCCGCCGAGCTGCTCGGGCGGCAGGAGACCCAGTCGCTGCTCGACCATATCGGCAAGGACGCGCCCAAGCTCATCGAGGATCTGGTGCCCAAGCTGCTGTCGGTTTCCACCGTGCAGCGGGTGCTGCAGAACCTGCTCGACGAGGGCGTCAACATCCGCGACATGCGCAGCATCATCGAGGTGCTGGCCGAACATGCGCCGCGCATTCAGGACCCGGTCGAACTCACCGCGAAGGTGCGCGAGGCGCTGGGGCGCGCGATTGTCCAGAGCCTGTTCCCGGGCAATGCCGAAGTGCAGGTGATGTCGCTTGAGCCCGGTCTCGAGCGCATCCTGCTGCAGGCCATGAGTGCGAGCGGCGAGGGCGGGGCGATCGAGCCGGGTCTGGCCGACACCCTGCTGCGTCAGACGGCACAGCTTGCCCAGCGCCAGGAAGACATCGGCCTGCCGCCGGTGCTGCTGGTTCCGGCGCAGCTGCGCATGCTGCTGTCGCGCTTCCTGCGCCGTGCCGTGCCTTCGCTGAAAGTCATCTCCAATGGCGAAGTGCCGGAGTCGCGCACCATCCGCATCACGGGCATGGTCGGCACCCCGACCTGATCGAACGCCCGTCGCGCAGCCCTCCGGTCTGCGTGCTGCGCCTGACAGCGGCAATCGCCTTATGACTTTCCGGCAAGGGGAATAAGCGGGGGAAAACCGGTTTATTCCGCCCATGCCGCACAACCGGTCCGCCGCATAATCGTCTCCAGGATGCGCGCAAAGCGCTGTAGTCGGGAGATTCATCATGAACGTTAAGCGCTACTTTGCTCCAACTGCCCGTGAGGCACTGCGAGCCTTGAAGGAAGAGCTCGGTGCCGATGCCATCGTACTGTCCAACCGGGCAGTCGAGGGTGGGGTCGAGATTCTGGCGCTGCCTGCCGATGCCGTGGGTGCGCTGCAAAGCGTGCGTCCGGCGCCTGCTGCTCCGCGTGCGCCCGCTCCGGCGCCGACGCGCCAGATGGCGGCACCGATCGATGATGAAGACTTTCACCTCAGCCTGTCGGGACTGGCCGCCGGCGTGGTGCCGCGCAGTGCCGCCCCGCAGCCGCCGCGTCGCAATCCCGATCCGGTAATGCGCCCCTTCAATCCGCCGCGTATCGATAGCAGCGCGCCCGCACCGCGCAGCAATGCTGCGCCGGCACCAGAGCGTGCAGCGGTGATGCGCTCGCGGGTGACGGTGGAAGAGGGTGGTCGCCAGGCTGCGCCCGCCGTCGAGCGTCCGTCTGCTCGCGCCGCCGAAGACGCCCGTGTGCGGGAACTGCAGGAAGCCAATAACAAACTGATGGCCGAGCTGACGGGCATCCGCGGCATGATCGAACGCCAGCTCGCAGGCTTTGCCTGGGGTGAAACCCGCCGTCATGCGCCCGCCCGCGCGGCCATGCTCGGAGAATTGCTCGAAGCCGGCTTCTCCGGTACGACCGCACGCCAGCTGGCGGAAGCGATTCCCGAGGATGCGACGCCCGATCAGGCGCATGCCGTCGTGCGTGCCATGCTCGACCGCAAGCTCAATGCGCGTTCGACCGACGACGACCTCATCGATCGCGGCGGCGTCTATGCGCTGGTGGGCCCCACCGGTGTCGGCAAGACCACGACCACCGCCAAGCTCGCTGCACGCTGCGTGCTGCGTCATGGCGCCGGCAAGCTGGCGCTGATCACCACCGATGGCTACCGTATCGGGGCGCAGGAGCAGCTGCGGATCTATGGCCGGATCCTCGGCGTGCCGGTGTTTTCGGTGCGCGATGCAGCCGACCTGCGTCAGACGCTTGGCGAGCTGCGCAACAAGCACATCGTACTCATCGACACCATGGGCATGAGCCAGCGCGACCGCATGGTGGCCGAGCAGGCGGCCATGCTCAGCGGCGCCGGTGACGTCCGTCGCCTGCTGCTGCTCAACGCAACCTGCCGCGGCGACACGCTGGACGACGTCGTGCGTGCCTACGCCGGCCCCGATCTGGCGGGCTGCATCTTTACCAAGGTGGACGAGGCCGCTTCGCTGGCACCGGCCATCGACGTCGCCGTGCGCCGCGCCCTGAATGTGTTCTACGTGACCAATGGCCAGCGCGTGCCGGAAGATCTGCACCTTCCCAACCGCGCCTACCTCCTTCATCGCGCACTGCGCGAGCAGGGGGGCGAGTCACCCTGGCATCTCAACGGGGATGAGGCCGGCATGATGCTCGCAGCTGCGGGCCAGGGAGCCTGACATGATCGACGGACGCGAAGACCAGGCGGCGGGACTGCGGCGTTTGTTCCGTAACGCACCACCGGGCGTGGTTGCGCTGTATGCCACCGGCCGCTACCGCACGCACAATGCGGTGCGTGCTGCCCATCGCATTGCCGGCCATGCGCACCGCGTGCT from Parazoarcus communis encodes the following:
- a CDS encoding ABC transporter permease: MNMTSTVAGIVPLPAAAEPVERSPGFWSGVGRKLMRDPVALGAGAVLLTLILMAIFAHQLVPSDPYATSMFKRLKPIGFEGFPLGSDELGRDMLSRLMLGTRLSLFMGITPVLIAFVIGSGIGILAGYAGGLVNTLIMRTIDILYAFPSVLLAIALSGALGAGIGNALLSLTIVFIPQIARVAESVTTQVRGRDYVEAARASGASPFTIVRVHVLGNVLGPIFVFATSLIAVSMILASGLSFLGLGVRPPEPEWGLMLNTLRTAIYTQPWVAALPGVMIFITSISFNLLSDSLRSAMDVKS
- a CDS encoding ABC transporter permease, which encodes MIFYLLRRIVYTIPIMIGVAFFCFLLVHISPGDPLVSILPPDASIELQQQLMKLYGFDRPWYEQFANWFWRALHGDLGTSIASGRSVSVEVMRAVSNTLMLSCMATLIGFLFGSLFGFVAGYFRDSWVDRVASALSVLGVSVPHYWLGMVLVIIFSSQLMWLPATGAGPGGSGEWAWDWAHVQFMVLPAITMSVIPMGIIARTVRALVADILAQEFVVGLRAKGLTDFGIFLHVVKNAAPTALAVMGLQLGYLLGGSILIETVFSWPGTGFLLNSAIFQRDMPLLQGTILVLATFFVVLNLLVDVLQTTLDPRIQRS
- a CDS encoding ABC transporter substrate-binding protein translates to MSTCNRPTRRLTALFGSALLALSFASSAVMAQEKVLRIGMTAADIPRTLGQPDQGFEGNRFTGIPMYDSLTQWDLSKAEAASVLIPGLATSWAVDAADKTKWIFKLRPGVKFHDGSAFNADAVVWNVQKVLDKTAKHFDASQVGVTASRMPTLRSAKKIDDLTVELTSSEPDAFLPINLTNLFMASPVQWEAKFKAVPASVTDTAERSKQAWIAFAADASGTGPFKMVSFAPRERLEVAKNSGYWDPKRTPTIDKVVMLPLPEANARTAALLSGQVDWIEAPAPDAMDQIKSRGFKIYSNPQPHIWPWQLSFAEGSPWLDKRVRQAANLCINRAELKAFLGGMMGEAKGIVSPDHPWWGNPKFDIKFDPATATKMMVEAGHTADKPLKVKIQVSASGSGQMQPLPMNEYIQESLKQCNFDVQLDVLEWNTLFTNWRKGAKDPSANGANGINVSAAAMDPFFAMVRFVSTKTFPPVSNNWGYFGNDEFDALIATARTSFDDKARDAALAKLHARIVEEAPFIFVAHDVGPRAMSAKVKNVVQPKSWFIDIATMKMD
- a CDS encoding LysR family transcriptional regulator yields the protein MKSRALLTNLAEADLRLLRIFIAIAESGGLAAAELRLNISRSVISRHLKDLETRLGVRLCERGRSGFALTEEGGTVLDAARRLLSQIEGFRREVAGLHGGMRGELNLAVFDKFVTNPECKLADAIATFGAEAPGVNLNLHVSGTIAIEKGLLEGQFQVAIHPFHRASESLLSWPLFSEQMWLYGAPDHPLLRGGATPDDAVLRTAAFVGLGYHSPNMEHFWRLGLQPAARAHEQEGSVVLIRSGRYLGFLPEHYAQSFEQAGVLRRIPSDTLQYRCDWNVSIARSPAPGRIARHFTSRLRELHGAEAEPR
- a CDS encoding rRNA large subunit pseudouridine synthase E, which translates into the protein MSRLILLNKPYGVLCQFTDETGRATLKDHVAVPGVYAAGRLDTDSEGLLLLTDDGALQHRIADPRHKLPKTYLVQVEGEPDEAALAQLRAGVDLGDFVTRPCEARSVAEPDWLWPRDPPVRFRKTVPTAWLEIVLREGKNRQVRRMTAKVGLPTLRLVRVAIGDWSLDGLLPGQSREVPVPAGLVQAAVAPPRKQGERRNMPRRR
- a CDS encoding DUF192 domain-containing protein translates to MMGMVGQVLRIGGLMAALVPAIAGAQMQVAELGAGMFRIETEVAYTGPDRQLGLMNRKSMPMHRGMVFVFPQNAQHCMWMKNTLLPLSVAFLDESGRILNIEDMQPQTEDNHCAAAPARFALEMNLGWFRERGLKAGDLIRGTERLPAPR
- the flhB gene encoding flagellar biosynthesis protein FlhB produces the protein MAEDSDLEKTEPASPRRIEQAREEGQVPQSRELSTFFITMTGVATLWLLGDWMANRLFGLLRRSFAFEREMAFDHVLMLDGFNTLLSGALLTMMPLFLTLLVAAVASPIALGGLVFSPKALGPNFGRMNPLQGLARMFSVHGLAEMVKAILKSFLVGGVSAIVLWVNKDHLFDLMVEPLEVGMPDFADTVAFAALMITTSLGLLALMDVPFQLWQYHKKLRMTKEEVKREGKEQEGDPQVKGRIRAMQREMARRRMMSEVPKADVVVTNPTHFSVALKYDASRMAAPIVVAKGRGDLALKIREIARENKVAMLEAPPLARALYAHCELEQAVPATLFTAVAEVMAYVYQLNNWVAEGGLPPQPPAELPVPEGLDPGAPEE
- the flhA gene encoding flagellar biosynthesis protein FlhA — protein: MASNDTLNLRALITPENLRTLAAPILIIMILSMMVLPLPVFLLDVFFTFNIAISVMVMLVAMYSKKPLDFSVFPTVLLVTTLLRLSLNVASTRIVLLEGHGGGDAAGKVIEAFGSFLVGGNTAVGLVVFVILTLINFVVITKGAGRIAEVSARFTLDAMPGKQMAIDADLNAGLIDEKTAKSRRKEIGQESDFYGAMDGASKFVRGDAVAGILILVINIIGGLFVGVMQHDMAIGEAGRTYTLLTIGDGLVAQIPALIISVAAGLVVSRVGDEGDIGGQVINQVFSNPQVLGLTAIIIGVLGLIPGMPNVVFILLASMFAALAWMRHKRIGEESQAAEAPAAAQAAAAQQPAESQEASWNDVAPVDVLGLEVGYRLIPMVDKGQDGELLKRIRGLRRKFAQEVGFLSSPVHIRDNLELKPNAYRIALKGVEIGTGEAYPGQFLAINPGRVSGPLTGRETKDPAFGLPAFWIEGGGREQAHALGYTVVDASTVVATHLNHVILNHAAELLGRQETQSLLDHIGKDAPKLIEDLVPKLLSVSTVQRVLQNLLDEGVNIRDMRSIIEVLAEHAPRIQDPVELTAKVREALGRAIVQSLFPGNAEVQVMSLEPGLERILLQAMSASGEGGAIEPGLADTLLRQTAQLAQRQEDIGLPPVLLVPAQLRMLLSRFLRRAVPSLKVISNGEVPESRTIRITGMVGTPT
- the flhF gene encoding flagellar biosynthesis protein FlhF; translation: MNVKRYFAPTAREALRALKEELGADAIVLSNRAVEGGVEILALPADAVGALQSVRPAPAAPRAPAPAPTRQMAAPIDDEDFHLSLSGLAAGVVPRSAAPQPPRRNPDPVMRPFNPPRIDSSAPAPRSNAAPAPERAAVMRSRVTVEEGGRQAAPAVERPSARAAEDARVRELQEANNKLMAELTGIRGMIERQLAGFAWGETRRHAPARAAMLGELLEAGFSGTTARQLAEAIPEDATPDQAHAVVRAMLDRKLNARSTDDDLIDRGGVYALVGPTGVGKTTTTAKLAARCVLRHGAGKLALITTDGYRIGAQEQLRIYGRILGVPVFSVRDAADLRQTLGELRNKHIVLIDTMGMSQRDRMVAEQAAMLSGAGDVRRLLLLNATCRGDTLDDVVRAYAGPDLAGCIFTKVDEAASLAPAIDVAVRRALNVFYVTNGQRVPEDLHLPNRAYLLHRALREQGGESPWHLNGDEAGMMLAAAGQGA